In the Phaseolus vulgaris cultivar G19833 chromosome 7, P. vulgaris v2.0, whole genome shotgun sequence genome, one interval contains:
- the LOC137830465 gene encoding ubiquitin, translating into MDMYIRVKRSKTTYFIRCKASDKIIDIKQKLQELVDQPTNNQRLILPGTGEVLEDSKTLADQKVENDAVVALTLRKDDNEFEEVDIVRPNDFYQARDADGASW; encoded by the exons ATG GATATGTACATTCGTGTTAAACGTAGTAAGACAACCTACTTCATCCGGTGCAAGGCATCTGATAAAATTATTGACATAAAGCAGAAGTTGCAAGAACTTGTTGATCAGCCAACTAATAATCAACGGTTAATTCTTCCTGGTACAGGGGAAGTATTAGAAGACTCTAAGACTTTGGCAGATCAAAAG GTAGAAAATGATGCCGTTGTAGCTCTGACCTTGAGAAAAG ATGATAATGAGTTTGAGGAGGTCGACATTGTTCGGCCTAACGATTTCTACCAAGCTCGGGATGCAGATGGTGCCAGTTGGTAA
- the LOC137830462 gene encoding protein trichome birefringence-like 36, which yields MAAPKIHLLSSFLLCSTFLCFLHCTLSLLDPEDEVGILVQADDVEMVQSNRDSRKICDFSVGKWVYDDSYPLYDSNCPYLSSVVTCQKNGRPDSDYEKWKWKPTGCTLPRFDALRFLGRMRRKRIMLVGDSMIRNQWESLVCLVQGVIPTDRKRVTYKGPAMAFHAMDFETSIEFFWAPLLVEVKKGSENKRIVHLDLIEENARYWRGVDILVFDSAHWWTHSDQTSSWDYYMEGNNLIRNMSAMAAYQRGLSTWARWVDQNLDPLRTQVIFRSMSSRHNRENGWKCYNQKQPLPFFSHLQVPEPLVVLQGVLKRMRFPVYLQDITTMTELRRDGHPSVYMRAIGQNERQKQGKGLSSDCSHWCLPGVPDIWNEMLSALL from the exons ATGGCAGCACCAAAGATCCACTTGTTGTCCTCTTTCTTATTGTGCAGCACCTTTCTGTGCTTCCTCCACTGCACATTGTCCCTGCTGGACCCGGAGGATGAGGTTGGCATTCTGGTTCAAGCTGATGATGTTGAGATGGTCCAAAGCAACAGAGATTCTAGGAAGATATGTGACTTTTCAGTTGGAAAATGGGTTTATGATGACTCTTACCCTCTCTATGACTCTAACTGTCCATATCTAAGCTCTGTAGTCACTTGTCAAAAGAATGGTAGGCCAGATTCTGACTATGAGAAGTGGAAGTGGAAGCCAACTGGTTGTACCTTGCCAAG GTTTGATGCACTGAGGTTTCTTGGAAGAATGAGAAGAAAGAGAATAATGTTGGTGGGTGATTCAATGATAAGAAATCAGTGGGAATCTCTAGTTTGCTTAGTGCAAGGAGTTATTCCAACTGATCGAAAAAGGGTGACTTATAAAGGACCTGCAATGGCTTTCCATGCCATG GATTTTGAGACTTCAATTGAGTTTTTCTGGGCACCCCTCTTGGTAGAAGTGAAGAAAGGTTCAGAAAATAAGAGAATTGTacatttggatttgattgaagaAAATGCAAGGTATTGGAGAGGAGTTGATATCCTTGTATTTGACTCAGCCCATTGGTGGACTCACTCTGATCAAACCAGCTC GTGGGATTACTACATGGAGGGAAATAATCTCATAAGAAACATGAGTGCAATGGCTGCTTATCAAAGAGGACTCAGCACATGGGCAAGATGGGTGGATCAAAATCTAGACCCTCTGAGAACCCAAGTCATTTTTAGAAGCATGTCATCTAGACATAACAG GGAAAATGGTTGGAAATGCTACAATCAGAAGCAACCTCTTCCATTTTTCAGCCACCTACAGGTTCCTGAACCTCTGGTGGTGCTACAAGGAGTGCTGAAGAGAATGAGGTTTCCAGTATATCTGCAAGATATCACAACAATGACAGAGTTGCGCAGAGACGGACACCCTTCAGTGTATATGAGGGCAATAGGCCAAAATGAGAGGCAGAAACAAGGAAAAGGCCTTTCTTCTGATTGCAGCCATTGGTGCCTCCCTGGGGTGCCTGATATTTGGAATGAGATGCTCAGTGCATTGCTTTGA